Proteins encoded together in one Falco peregrinus isolate bFalPer1 chromosome 2, bFalPer1.pri, whole genome shotgun sequence window:
- the CRACD gene encoding capping protein-inhibiting regulator of actin dynamics isoform X1 produces MINLFKKPYKKKAGKFQPFKKLFSKRKKREPISDCEEAKLKPSHSFGNVCNGTFSSDEEPNGGLRSSHYSMGSRAFSHDSIFIPDGRTESEQAIQAMSQENVLGKVKTLQQQLAKNIKFGQPPQMTVSVRTMGEANGSVEEDVLLSGPMETETQQDAVISDSSNKSTDSPDLLRTMNLPGTGHEVEEKQVPPVKSSRPKRQFSCSGTIETINLDAVPQAVARLDNSAAKHKLSVKPKKQRMSRKHKRLTKGSQSLTITEFEPEDLETQLYGDIHPGYNGHIIADKLIQNRDEQKQLQLAEEKRIEDHWGILEAERIRQIVEMEEQREMEEQRSQELEQMQKEQERRREEERRQYLPEGEKSLKIEEQTCHKEERRLLEAEKRQELKEQRRQELEKQRQKELEEQQRQDLEKQKRQVQEEQQRRELEEQRRQEQEEQQRRELEEQRRQEQEEQQRRELEEQRRQEQEEQQRRELEEQRHQEQEEQQRRELEEQRRQEQEEQQRRELEEQRRQEQEEQQRRELEEQRRQEQEEQQRRELEEQRRQEQEEQQRQLEEQTHQEQEEQRRQKLEEQKHQECEEQRHKELKEKKSRELEEPKRLKLEELRQRDVEKWCQKEEEMNGLVEQKELKEQNKEEKHRQELEELQEAEIKLKQEKESESLQQQKKQEEQRQRLNEKGEKTEQEQPQQVMDKKKRWEEQRKHKLTKQMHLESADGVQQDELKQQKEQNEQEWNKLEEQKLDIEGQNLQQNQQEKSLEQQQDKDQLCSGGADRHPVEEKLQGGSRSPKMSQPEKGNRTAEEVLAQKLKREVEAQEQKRIGEELRWQEVDERQTASRPFTFQVSSGDKQIIFQKVNLSPVMPVKGAGLSSPSMKDCRMHTGTKGSHTLPSSVCVPHTAILVTGAQLCGTAVNLNQIKDTACKSLLGLTEERKNLDIPSPEKAQKKKQDPKHSSSKMKYAQEALNNQAVLAEWASIRSRILKNAENSKYNERDRVSVCRHSDDWTPRGRSAPHGNLRKTLSANAKFSITPAWQKFSEASRSNSDAENVSAAKGNETVAVGRIAGSSADSKEDVTSTFKDNLAERAKEKMETRSEMTDNTEGCKFAKDLPSFLVPSFPHSPSKQLPQPESPGAPENQQNNSTKKSDKQAPNGEENVSPFGIKLRRTNYSLRFHYDQQAEQRKKKRYSAGDSFDGVPDPLVTTEGEKESSVFAPQESTPPGMGRANIPGNFKDSKDSSVTVVEISQQAGMPVVLPATSQSALPPHEKSACKSLFPQKPALAPKPTSQTPPPSPLSKVNRSHLADKLGQRLAKAESEGGWRKEDRVNAVHPTPSNEYKNEEEEIREKKSFFPSISIPWREKNDKKPEPLKKEKPVLQSRHSLDGSKLMEKVETSQPLWITLALQKQKGFREQQATREERRQAREAKQAEKLAKENAAVSNQSENKSSSSKTSTLQKSTTQEGEKKIETAVSRLERREQLKKSNTLPTSVTVEISDSVPPATLAKEVAKRFSTPDANPVSTEPAWLALAKRKAKAWSDCPQIIK; encoded by the exons GTCCTCCCATTATTCTATGGGCAGTCGAGCTTTTTCCCATGACAGTATTTTTATACCTGATGGGAGAACAGAGAGTGAACAGGCCATCCAAGCAATGTCACAGGAGAACGTTTTAGGAAAAGTCAAAACTCTTCAG caaCAGTTGGCCAAGAATATAAAATTTGGGCAGCCTCCGCAAATGACAGTTTCTGTGAGGACCATGGGGGAGGCAAACGGCAGTGTAGAAGAGGATGTGTTGCTCAGTGGCCCCATGGAGACTGAGACTCAACAGGACGCAGTGATCTCAGACAGTAGCAATAAA TCCACTGACTCTCCAGATTTGTTGAGAACAATGAATTTGCCTGGAACAGGACATGAAGTGGAAGAGAAG CAGGTCCCTCCAGTCAAATCATCTCGGCCTAAAAGACAATTTTCCTGTTCTGGCACAATTGAAACAATCAATTTGGATGCAGTTCCCCAGGCTGTTGCTCGTCTAGACAACAGTGCAGCTAAACACAAGCTTTCAGTGAAGCCAAAAAAGCAGAGGATGTCAAGAAAGCACAAGAGATTAACAAAG GGATCACAAAGTTTAACAATAACAGAATTTGAACCAGAGGACCTAGAAACTCAGCTGTATGGAGACATACACCCAGGTTATAATGGACACATCATAGCAGACAAGCTAATCCAGAACAGAGATGAGCAGAAGCAGCTtcagctggcagaggagaaaagaattGAAGATCACTGGGGGATCTTGGAGGCTGAAAGGATAAGACAGATTGTAGAAATGgaagaacaaagagaaatggaagaacaaAGATCCCAAGAACTTGAGCAGATGCAGAAAGAGCAGGAGAGACGGCGTGAAGAAGAGAGGAGGCAGTATCTCCCTGAAGGAGAGAAATCTTTGAAAATAGAAGAGCAAACATGCCATAAAGAGGAGAGAAGACTGCTGGAGGCTGAAAAGAGGCAAGAGCTGAAGGAGCAGAGGCGCCAGGAACTGgagaagcagaggcagaaggagtTGGAGGAACAACAGAGACAAGacctggaaaagcagaagcGCCAGGTACAAGAGGAGCAACAGAGACgagagctggaggagcagaggcgCCAGGAACAGGAGGAGCAACAGAGACgagagctggaggagcagaggcgCCAGGAACAGGAGGAGCAACAGAGACgagagctggaggagcagaggcgCCAGGAACAGGAGGAGCAACAGAGACgagagctggaggagcagaggcaCCAGGAACAGGAGGAGCAACAGAGACgagagctggaggagcagaggcgCCAGGAACAGGAGGAGCAACAGAGACgagagctggaggagcagaggcgCCAGGAACAGGAGGAGCAACAGAGACgagagctggaggagcagaggcgCCAGGAACAGGAGGAGCAACAGAGACgagagctggaggagcagaggcgCCAGGAACAGGAGGAGCAACAGAGACAACTGGAAGAGCAGACGCACCAGGAACAGGAAGAGCAGAGACGTCAGAAGTTGGAGGAGCAGAAGCATCAGGAATGCGAAGAACAGAGGCACAAggagctgaaggagaaaaagagtcGAGAGCTGGAGGAGCCGAAGAGGCTAAAGCTGGAAGAATTAAGGCAACGTGATGTTGAAAAATGGTgtcaaaaggaagaagaaatgaatgGGCTGGTGGAACAAAAAGAACTTAAGGaacaaaataaggaagaaaaacatagaCAAGAGCTAGAAGAGCTtcaagaagctgaaataaaactgaagcagGAGAAAGAATCTGAGAGCCTCcaacaacagaagaaacaggaggaaCAAAGGCAGCGTTTGAAcgagaaaggagaaaagacagaGCAGGAACAACCCCAGCAAGTAATGGATAAGAAAAAGAgatgggaagagcagagaaaacaCAAGCTCACAAAACAAATGCACTTGGAAAGTGCAGATGGTGTGCAACAAGATGAActgaagcagcaaaaggaacaaaatgaaCAAGAATGGAACAAACTGGAAGAGCAGAAGCTAGACATAGAGGGACAAAATCTTcagcaaaaccaacaagaaaaatCCCTGGaacagcaacaggacaaggatCAGTTGTGTTCAGGAGGGGCTGATAGGCATCCAGTAGAGGAGAAACTCCAAGGAGGATCAAGATCCCCAAAAATGAGCCagccagaaaaaggaaatagaacAGCAGAAGAAGTTCTAGCCCAGAAACTGAAGAGAGAAGTTGAGGCTCAGGAACAAAAGCGAATAGGGGAAGAACTTCGGTGGCAAGAGGTAGATGAAAGACAAACTGCATCCAGACCCTTCACATTTCAAGTGTCTTCTGGAGATAAACAGATCATATTTCAGAAGGTGAATCTGAGTCCGGTCATGCCCGTCAAAGGAGCAGGACTCTCTTCTCCATCCATGAAAGACTGCAGGATGCACACTGGCACCAAGGGTTCTCACACACTGCCGTCATCTGTGTGTGTACCCCATACAGCTATTTTGGTTACCGGAGCACAGCTGTGTGGCACAGCAGTTAACTTGAACCAGATAAAGGACACGGCTTGTAAATCGTTACTTGGCttaacagaggaaagaaaaaatttggATATTCCTTCACCAGAGAAGgcccagaaaaagaaacaggatcCCAAACACAGtagcagtaaaatgaaatatgcCCAAGAGGCACTGAACAACCAGGCCGTGCTAGCTGAGTGGGCCTCTATCCGCTCCAGAATCCTAAAGAAcgcagaaaacagcaaatataACGAGAGAGACCGAGTAAGTGTCTGCAGACACAGTGATGACTGGACACCCCGAGGACGAAGTGCTCCCCACGGCAACTTGAGGAAAACCCTCTCTGCAAATGCCAAGTTCTCCATAACACCAGCATGGCAGAAATTTTCAGAAGCCTCAAGAAGCAATTCAGATGCTGAGAATGTAAGCGCGGCAAAAGGCAATGAAACAGTGGCTGTGGGGAGAATCGCTGGCTCATCTGCTGATTCAAAGGAAGATGTGACTTCCACTTTTAAGGATAACTTAGCTGAAAGGGctaaagagaaaatggaaaccCGTAGCGAAATGACAGACAACACAGAAGGCTGCAAATTTGCAAAAGACCTTCCATCTTTCCTTGTTCCAAGTTTTCCTCATTCTCCAAGTAAACAATTACCCCAGCCAGAATCTCCTGGTGCTCCGGAAAATCAGCAGAataacagcacaaaaaaatcagacaaacAAGCACCAAATGGAGAAGAAAACGTTTCTCCTTTTGGGATAAAGTTACGGAGGACAAACTACTCTTTACGTTTCCATTACGATCAACAggcagagcaaaggaaaaagaaaagatacagtGCAGGAGATAGTTTTGATGGCGTGCCAGACCCACTGGTGACAACAGAAGGTGAGAAAGAATCCTCTGTTTTTGCTCCACAAGAAAGTACACCCCCTGGCATGGGGAGAGCCAACATCCCTGGCAATTTCAAAGACTCAAAAGACTCTTCAGTTACTGTGGTGGAGATTTCCCAACAAGCGGGCATGCCAGTGGTCCTACCAGCCACCAGCCAGAGCGCTTTACCCCCTCATGAAAAATCAGCCTGCAAGTCACTGTTCCCACAGAAACCTGCTTTAGCTCCAAAGCCCACCAGCCAGACACCACCACCATCTCCTCTCTCTAAAGTGAACAGATCACACCTCGCCGATAAGTTAGGGCAAAGGCTGGCGAAAGCTGAATCAGAGGGTggctggagaaaagaagacagAGTAAATGCAGTGCACCCCACACCATCCAATGAGTAcaaaaatgaagaggaagaaatcagagaaaagaaGTCGTTTTTCCCATCTATAAGTATTCcgtggagagaaaaaaatgacaaaaagccTGAGCCACTGAAGAAAG aaaagcctgTCCTCCAGAGCAGGCATTCTTTAGATGGCTCTAAATTGATGGAAAAAGTCGAAACTTCACAACCGCTTTGGATTACATTagcactgcaaaagcaaaagggaTTTCGAGAGCAGCAAGCTACAAGGGAAGAGCGGAGACAAGCCAGAGAGGCGAAGCAAGCAGAGAAGCTGGcgaaagaaaat GCTGCTGTAAGTAAtcagtcagaaaataaaagcagcagcagcaaaacaagtACACTGCAGAAATCTACAACtcaggaaggggagaagaaaattgAGACCGCTGTTTCAAGACTGGAAAGAAGGGAGCAGCTGAAGAAGTCAAACACCCTTCCAACTTCTGTGACAG TGGAAATTTCAGATTCTGTTCCACCTGCCACACTGGCAAAAGAGGTGGCCAAGAGGTTCTCTACACCTGATGCTAACCCTGTGTCAACGGAACCTGCCTGGCTTGCATTagccaaaaggaaagcaaaagcctggAGTGACTGTCCACAGATCATAAAGTAA
- the CRACD gene encoding capping protein-inhibiting regulator of actin dynamics isoform X2 — protein sequence MINLFKKPYKKKAGKFQPFKKLFSKRKKREPISDCEEAKLKPSHSFGNVCNGTFSSDEEPNGGLRSSHYSMGSRAFSHDSIFIPDGRTESEQAIQAMSQENVLGKVKTLQQQLAKNIKFGQPPQMTVSVRTMGEANGSVEEDVLLSGPMETETQQDAVISDSSNKSTDSPDLLRTMNLPGTGHEVEEKVPPVKSSRPKRQFSCSGTIETINLDAVPQAVARLDNSAAKHKLSVKPKKQRMSRKHKRLTKGSQSLTITEFEPEDLETQLYGDIHPGYNGHIIADKLIQNRDEQKQLQLAEEKRIEDHWGILEAERIRQIVEMEEQREMEEQRSQELEQMQKEQERRREEERRQYLPEGEKSLKIEEQTCHKEERRLLEAEKRQELKEQRRQELEKQRQKELEEQQRQDLEKQKRQVQEEQQRRELEEQRRQEQEEQQRRELEEQRRQEQEEQQRRELEEQRRQEQEEQQRRELEEQRHQEQEEQQRRELEEQRRQEQEEQQRRELEEQRRQEQEEQQRRELEEQRRQEQEEQQRRELEEQRRQEQEEQQRQLEEQTHQEQEEQRRQKLEEQKHQECEEQRHKELKEKKSRELEEPKRLKLEELRQRDVEKWCQKEEEMNGLVEQKELKEQNKEEKHRQELEELQEAEIKLKQEKESESLQQQKKQEEQRQRLNEKGEKTEQEQPQQVMDKKKRWEEQRKHKLTKQMHLESADGVQQDELKQQKEQNEQEWNKLEEQKLDIEGQNLQQNQQEKSLEQQQDKDQLCSGGADRHPVEEKLQGGSRSPKMSQPEKGNRTAEEVLAQKLKREVEAQEQKRIGEELRWQEVDERQTASRPFTFQVSSGDKQIIFQKVNLSPVMPVKGAGLSSPSMKDCRMHTGTKGSHTLPSSVCVPHTAILVTGAQLCGTAVNLNQIKDTACKSLLGLTEERKNLDIPSPEKAQKKKQDPKHSSSKMKYAQEALNNQAVLAEWASIRSRILKNAENSKYNERDRVSVCRHSDDWTPRGRSAPHGNLRKTLSANAKFSITPAWQKFSEASRSNSDAENVSAAKGNETVAVGRIAGSSADSKEDVTSTFKDNLAERAKEKMETRSEMTDNTEGCKFAKDLPSFLVPSFPHSPSKQLPQPESPGAPENQQNNSTKKSDKQAPNGEENVSPFGIKLRRTNYSLRFHYDQQAEQRKKKRYSAGDSFDGVPDPLVTTEGEKESSVFAPQESTPPGMGRANIPGNFKDSKDSSVTVVEISQQAGMPVVLPATSQSALPPHEKSACKSLFPQKPALAPKPTSQTPPPSPLSKVNRSHLADKLGQRLAKAESEGGWRKEDRVNAVHPTPSNEYKNEEEEIREKKSFFPSISIPWREKNDKKPEPLKKEKPVLQSRHSLDGSKLMEKVETSQPLWITLALQKQKGFREQQATREERRQAREAKQAEKLAKENAAVSNQSENKSSSSKTSTLQKSTTQEGEKKIETAVSRLERREQLKKSNTLPTSVTVEISDSVPPATLAKEVAKRFSTPDANPVSTEPAWLALAKRKAKAWSDCPQIIK from the exons GTCCTCCCATTATTCTATGGGCAGTCGAGCTTTTTCCCATGACAGTATTTTTATACCTGATGGGAGAACAGAGAGTGAACAGGCCATCCAAGCAATGTCACAGGAGAACGTTTTAGGAAAAGTCAAAACTCTTCAG caaCAGTTGGCCAAGAATATAAAATTTGGGCAGCCTCCGCAAATGACAGTTTCTGTGAGGACCATGGGGGAGGCAAACGGCAGTGTAGAAGAGGATGTGTTGCTCAGTGGCCCCATGGAGACTGAGACTCAACAGGACGCAGTGATCTCAGACAGTAGCAATAAA TCCACTGACTCTCCAGATTTGTTGAGAACAATGAATTTGCCTGGAACAGGACATGAAGTGGAAGAGAAG GTCCCTCCAGTCAAATCATCTCGGCCTAAAAGACAATTTTCCTGTTCTGGCACAATTGAAACAATCAATTTGGATGCAGTTCCCCAGGCTGTTGCTCGTCTAGACAACAGTGCAGCTAAACACAAGCTTTCAGTGAAGCCAAAAAAGCAGAGGATGTCAAGAAAGCACAAGAGATTAACAAAG GGATCACAAAGTTTAACAATAACAGAATTTGAACCAGAGGACCTAGAAACTCAGCTGTATGGAGACATACACCCAGGTTATAATGGACACATCATAGCAGACAAGCTAATCCAGAACAGAGATGAGCAGAAGCAGCTtcagctggcagaggagaaaagaattGAAGATCACTGGGGGATCTTGGAGGCTGAAAGGATAAGACAGATTGTAGAAATGgaagaacaaagagaaatggaagaacaaAGATCCCAAGAACTTGAGCAGATGCAGAAAGAGCAGGAGAGACGGCGTGAAGAAGAGAGGAGGCAGTATCTCCCTGAAGGAGAGAAATCTTTGAAAATAGAAGAGCAAACATGCCATAAAGAGGAGAGAAGACTGCTGGAGGCTGAAAAGAGGCAAGAGCTGAAGGAGCAGAGGCGCCAGGAACTGgagaagcagaggcagaaggagtTGGAGGAACAACAGAGACAAGacctggaaaagcagaagcGCCAGGTACAAGAGGAGCAACAGAGACgagagctggaggagcagaggcgCCAGGAACAGGAGGAGCAACAGAGACgagagctggaggagcagaggcgCCAGGAACAGGAGGAGCAACAGAGACgagagctggaggagcagaggcgCCAGGAACAGGAGGAGCAACAGAGACgagagctggaggagcagaggcaCCAGGAACAGGAGGAGCAACAGAGACgagagctggaggagcagaggcgCCAGGAACAGGAGGAGCAACAGAGACgagagctggaggagcagaggcgCCAGGAACAGGAGGAGCAACAGAGACgagagctggaggagcagaggcgCCAGGAACAGGAGGAGCAACAGAGACgagagctggaggagcagaggcgCCAGGAACAGGAGGAGCAACAGAGACAACTGGAAGAGCAGACGCACCAGGAACAGGAAGAGCAGAGACGTCAGAAGTTGGAGGAGCAGAAGCATCAGGAATGCGAAGAACAGAGGCACAAggagctgaaggagaaaaagagtcGAGAGCTGGAGGAGCCGAAGAGGCTAAAGCTGGAAGAATTAAGGCAACGTGATGTTGAAAAATGGTgtcaaaaggaagaagaaatgaatgGGCTGGTGGAACAAAAAGAACTTAAGGaacaaaataaggaagaaaaacatagaCAAGAGCTAGAAGAGCTtcaagaagctgaaataaaactgaagcagGAGAAAGAATCTGAGAGCCTCcaacaacagaagaaacaggaggaaCAAAGGCAGCGTTTGAAcgagaaaggagaaaagacagaGCAGGAACAACCCCAGCAAGTAATGGATAAGAAAAAGAgatgggaagagcagagaaaacaCAAGCTCACAAAACAAATGCACTTGGAAAGTGCAGATGGTGTGCAACAAGATGAActgaagcagcaaaaggaacaaaatgaaCAAGAATGGAACAAACTGGAAGAGCAGAAGCTAGACATAGAGGGACAAAATCTTcagcaaaaccaacaagaaaaatCCCTGGaacagcaacaggacaaggatCAGTTGTGTTCAGGAGGGGCTGATAGGCATCCAGTAGAGGAGAAACTCCAAGGAGGATCAAGATCCCCAAAAATGAGCCagccagaaaaaggaaatagaacAGCAGAAGAAGTTCTAGCCCAGAAACTGAAGAGAGAAGTTGAGGCTCAGGAACAAAAGCGAATAGGGGAAGAACTTCGGTGGCAAGAGGTAGATGAAAGACAAACTGCATCCAGACCCTTCACATTTCAAGTGTCTTCTGGAGATAAACAGATCATATTTCAGAAGGTGAATCTGAGTCCGGTCATGCCCGTCAAAGGAGCAGGACTCTCTTCTCCATCCATGAAAGACTGCAGGATGCACACTGGCACCAAGGGTTCTCACACACTGCCGTCATCTGTGTGTGTACCCCATACAGCTATTTTGGTTACCGGAGCACAGCTGTGTGGCACAGCAGTTAACTTGAACCAGATAAAGGACACGGCTTGTAAATCGTTACTTGGCttaacagaggaaagaaaaaatttggATATTCCTTCACCAGAGAAGgcccagaaaaagaaacaggatcCCAAACACAGtagcagtaaaatgaaatatgcCCAAGAGGCACTGAACAACCAGGCCGTGCTAGCTGAGTGGGCCTCTATCCGCTCCAGAATCCTAAAGAAcgcagaaaacagcaaatataACGAGAGAGACCGAGTAAGTGTCTGCAGACACAGTGATGACTGGACACCCCGAGGACGAAGTGCTCCCCACGGCAACTTGAGGAAAACCCTCTCTGCAAATGCCAAGTTCTCCATAACACCAGCATGGCAGAAATTTTCAGAAGCCTCAAGAAGCAATTCAGATGCTGAGAATGTAAGCGCGGCAAAAGGCAATGAAACAGTGGCTGTGGGGAGAATCGCTGGCTCATCTGCTGATTCAAAGGAAGATGTGACTTCCACTTTTAAGGATAACTTAGCTGAAAGGGctaaagagaaaatggaaaccCGTAGCGAAATGACAGACAACACAGAAGGCTGCAAATTTGCAAAAGACCTTCCATCTTTCCTTGTTCCAAGTTTTCCTCATTCTCCAAGTAAACAATTACCCCAGCCAGAATCTCCTGGTGCTCCGGAAAATCAGCAGAataacagcacaaaaaaatcagacaaacAAGCACCAAATGGAGAAGAAAACGTTTCTCCTTTTGGGATAAAGTTACGGAGGACAAACTACTCTTTACGTTTCCATTACGATCAACAggcagagcaaaggaaaaagaaaagatacagtGCAGGAGATAGTTTTGATGGCGTGCCAGACCCACTGGTGACAACAGAAGGTGAGAAAGAATCCTCTGTTTTTGCTCCACAAGAAAGTACACCCCCTGGCATGGGGAGAGCCAACATCCCTGGCAATTTCAAAGACTCAAAAGACTCTTCAGTTACTGTGGTGGAGATTTCCCAACAAGCGGGCATGCCAGTGGTCCTACCAGCCACCAGCCAGAGCGCTTTACCCCCTCATGAAAAATCAGCCTGCAAGTCACTGTTCCCACAGAAACCTGCTTTAGCTCCAAAGCCCACCAGCCAGACACCACCACCATCTCCTCTCTCTAAAGTGAACAGATCACACCTCGCCGATAAGTTAGGGCAAAGGCTGGCGAAAGCTGAATCAGAGGGTggctggagaaaagaagacagAGTAAATGCAGTGCACCCCACACCATCCAATGAGTAcaaaaatgaagaggaagaaatcagagaaaagaaGTCGTTTTTCCCATCTATAAGTATTCcgtggagagaaaaaaatgacaaaaagccTGAGCCACTGAAGAAAG aaaagcctgTCCTCCAGAGCAGGCATTCTTTAGATGGCTCTAAATTGATGGAAAAAGTCGAAACTTCACAACCGCTTTGGATTACATTagcactgcaaaagcaaaagggaTTTCGAGAGCAGCAAGCTACAAGGGAAGAGCGGAGACAAGCCAGAGAGGCGAAGCAAGCAGAGAAGCTGGcgaaagaaaat GCTGCTGTAAGTAAtcagtcagaaaataaaagcagcagcagcaaaacaagtACACTGCAGAAATCTACAACtcaggaaggggagaagaaaattgAGACCGCTGTTTCAAGACTGGAAAGAAGGGAGCAGCTGAAGAAGTCAAACACCCTTCCAACTTCTGTGACAG TGGAAATTTCAGATTCTGTTCCACCTGCCACACTGGCAAAAGAGGTGGCCAAGAGGTTCTCTACACCTGATGCTAACCCTGTGTCAACGGAACCTGCCTGGCTTGCATTagccaaaaggaaagcaaaagcctggAGTGACTGTCCACAGATCATAAAGTAA